A window of the Scandinavium goeteborgense genome harbors these coding sequences:
- the rlpA gene encoding endolytic peptidoglycan transglycosylase RlpA: protein MRKQWLGICIAAGLLAACSSDDGQQQQTVTAPTPAVCNGPVVEISGADPRFEPLNPSVNQDYQRDGKNYKIVQDPSNFSQAGLAAIYDAEPGSNLTASGEPFDATQLTAAHPTLPVPSYARVTNLANGRMLIVRINDRGPYGNDRVISLSRAAADRLNTSNNTKVRVDPIIVAQDGTLSGPGTACTTIAKQTYALPARPDLNGGMGSVSSTPQDATPQSDVRAISNDTLKAEDATGAPVNSSGFLGAPTTLNNGVLESSAPAAQPAAQPAAQSAAVQPAPTQSAPVTAPGSTQGSVAPVAAPAAAASTAASGSYVVQVGAVSDQARAQQYQQRLSQQFSVPGRVMQNGAVWRIQLGPFSNKTEASTVQQRLQSEAQLQSFITRAN, encoded by the coding sequence CAGCAAACCGTCACCGCACCGACACCGGCGGTCTGTAACGGTCCTGTTGTAGAAATAAGTGGTGCCGACCCGCGCTTTGAACCCCTGAATCCGTCGGTGAATCAGGACTATCAGCGTGACGGGAAGAATTACAAAATTGTGCAGGACCCGTCGAACTTTAGTCAGGCCGGTCTCGCCGCAATTTATGACGCCGAGCCGGGCAGCAACCTGACCGCGTCAGGTGAGCCGTTTGATGCCACGCAGTTGACCGCCGCGCATCCAACGTTGCCGGTGCCGAGCTATGCGCGAGTCACCAACCTGGCGAATGGCCGGATGCTTATCGTGCGCATCAACGATCGTGGCCCTTACGGTAACGATCGCGTGATCTCACTTTCTCGCGCCGCCGCCGATCGCCTGAATACCTCGAACAACACCAAAGTGCGGGTTGACCCAATTATCGTGGCGCAGGACGGAACCCTGTCCGGCCCGGGTACCGCCTGTACCACTATTGCGAAACAAACTTACGCCCTGCCCGCTCGTCCCGATTTGAATGGCGGCATGGGCAGCGTGTCGTCCACGCCGCAGGATGCGACGCCGCAAAGCGACGTGCGTGCCATCAGCAATGACACGCTGAAAGCGGAAGATGCCACCGGCGCACCGGTTAACAGCAGCGGCTTCCTTGGGGCACCCACCACGCTGAACAACGGCGTACTGGAAAGCAGCGCGCCGGCGGCACAGCCAGCCGCTCAACCTGCGGCACAGTCAGCCGCTGTGCAGCCTGCACCAACGCAAAGCGCACCGGTGACGGCTCCGGGTTCCACTCAGGGAAGCGTTGCGCCTGTCGCCGCACCTGCAGCAGCAGCCTCAACGGCCGCCAGCGGCAGCTATGTGGTTCAGGTCGGTGCGGTGAGTGACCAGGCCCGCGCGCAGCAATATCAGCAGCGTCTGAGCCAGCAATTTTCTGTGCCCGGTCGTGTCATGCAGAACGGCGCCGTCTGGCGTATTCAGTTAGGACCGTTCAGCAACAAGACCGAAGCCAGCACCGTACAGCAGCGCCTGCAAAGCGAGGCGCAATTACAGTCATTTATTACTCGCGCCAACTAA
- the dacA gene encoding D-alanyl-D-alanine carboxypeptidase DacA, giving the protein MKTSFSARLLITALSVAALTSAAHADDLNIKTMIPGVPQIDAESYILIDYNSGKVLAEQNADERRDPASLTKMMTSYVIGQAMKAGKFKESDLVTVGTDAWATGNPVFKGSSLMFLKPGMQVPVSQLIRGINLQSGNDACVAMADYVAGSQDAFVGLMNSYVNALGLKNSHFQTVHGLDADGQYSSARDMAMIGQSLIRDVPNEYTIYKEKEFTFNGIRQMNRNGLLWDNSLKVDGIKTGHTDKAGYNLVASATEGQMRLISAVMGGRTYKGRETESKKLLTWGFRFFETVNPLKVGKEFASEPAWFGDTDRASLGVDKDVYLTIPRGRMKDLKASYTLNNVELHAPLQKNQVVGTINFQLDGKTIEQRPLVVLQEIPEGNFFGKIIDYIKLMFHHWFG; this is encoded by the coding sequence ATGAAGACCTCTTTTTCTGCTCGTTTACTTATCACGGCTCTGTCCGTCGCGGCACTGACCTCCGCTGCCCACGCTGATGACCTGAACATCAAAACCATGATCCCAGGCGTTCCGCAGATCGACGCGGAATCCTACATTCTGATCGACTACAACTCAGGCAAAGTCCTGGCCGAGCAGAACGCTGACGAACGTCGCGACCCGGCGAGTCTGACCAAAATGATGACCAGCTACGTCATCGGTCAGGCAATGAAAGCGGGTAAATTCAAAGAATCTGACCTGGTCACCGTCGGTACCGACGCGTGGGCCACCGGTAACCCCGTCTTCAAAGGTTCATCCCTGATGTTCCTGAAACCAGGCATGCAGGTCCCTGTTTCTCAGCTGATTCGCGGGATTAACCTGCAGTCCGGTAACGACGCCTGTGTGGCAATGGCCGACTACGTCGCCGGCAGCCAGGATGCCTTCGTTGGCCTGATGAACAGCTATGTTAATGCCCTGGGCCTGAAAAACTCCCACTTCCAGACCGTTCACGGCCTGGACGCAGACGGTCAATACAGCTCCGCGCGCGATATGGCGATGATTGGTCAGTCACTTATCCGCGACGTACCGAACGAATACACCATCTACAAAGAGAAAGAATTTACCTTCAACGGCATCCGTCAGATGAACCGTAATGGTTTGCTGTGGGACAACAGCCTGAAGGTCGATGGCATCAAAACAGGCCATACAGACAAAGCGGGTTACAACCTCGTGGCGTCGGCAACCGAAGGCCAAATGCGTCTGATCTCCGCGGTAATGGGCGGTCGCACTTATAAAGGTCGTGAAACCGAAAGCAAAAAGCTGCTGACCTGGGGCTTCCGTTTCTTCGAAACTGTGAACCCGCTTAAAGTAGGCAAAGAGTTTGCCTCTGAGCCAGCCTGGTTCGGTGACACCGATCGCGCATCCCTTGGTGTAGATAAAGACGTTTACCTGACCATTCCACGTGGTCGCATGAAAGACCTGAAAGCAAGCTACACGCTGAACAACGTGGAACTGCACGCCCCACTGCAGAAAAACCAGGTGGTCGGCACCATTAACTTCCAGCTCGATGGTAAGACTATCGAACAGCGTCCGCTGGTGGTGCTGCAAGAAATTCCCGAAGGCAACTTCTTCGGTAAAATCATTGATTACATTAAATTAATGTTCCACCACTGGTTTGGTTAA
- the ybeD gene encoding DUF493 family protein YbeD, which yields MKTKLNELLEFPTSFTYKVMGLAKPELVDQVVEVVQRHAPGDYSPQVKPSSKGNYHSVSITINATHIEQVETLYEELGNIEIVRMVL from the coding sequence ATGAAAACCAAACTTAACGAACTGCTTGAATTCCCTACTTCATTCACCTACAAGGTAATGGGGCTGGCGAAGCCTGAGCTGGTTGACCAGGTGGTTGAAGTGGTGCAGCGCCACGCGCCAGGTGATTACTCTCCGCAGGTAAAACCGAGCAGCAAAGGCAACTACCACTCAGTGTCCATCACCATTAACGCCACCCACATCGAGCAGGTCGAAACCCTGTACGAAGAGCTGGGGAATATCGAAATCGTTCGTATGGTGCTGTAA
- the lipB gene encoding lipoyl(octanoyl) transferase LipB, whose amino-acid sequence MDLNTLLVRQLGVQPYEPVSQAMHDFTDRRDETTPDEIWLVEHQPVFTQGQAGKAEHVLVPGDIPVVQSDRGGQVTYHGPGQQVMYVLLDLKRRKLGVRELVTLLEQTVVNTLAEFGIESHPRADAPGVYVGEQKICSLGLRIRKGCSFHGLALNVAMDLSPFLRINPCGYAGMEMTQMQQWYAEAKPENISPVLVSQFLALLNNPPHKYIAA is encoded by the coding sequence TTGGATCTGAACACCCTCCTCGTCCGCCAGCTTGGCGTACAACCCTATGAGCCTGTTTCTCAGGCGATGCATGACTTTACCGACCGCCGTGATGAAACTACCCCAGACGAAATCTGGCTGGTTGAGCATCAACCTGTCTTTACGCAGGGTCAGGCTGGCAAAGCGGAGCATGTGCTGGTTCCCGGTGACATTCCGGTCGTTCAGAGCGATCGCGGCGGCCAGGTGACCTATCATGGACCCGGCCAGCAGGTGATGTATGTGCTGTTGGATTTAAAACGCCGTAAGCTTGGGGTGCGTGAGCTGGTAACGCTGTTGGAACAGACGGTGGTCAATACGCTGGCTGAATTTGGAATCGAGTCCCACCCGCGTGCCGATGCACCCGGCGTCTATGTCGGTGAGCAGAAGATTTGTTCGCTGGGGTTACGCATTCGAAAAGGCTGTTCATTTCACGGGCTGGCGCTGAATGTCGCCATGGATTTATCGCCCTTTTTACGCATCAACCCTTGCGGTTATGCGGGGATGGAAATGACGCAAATGCAGCAATGGTATGCAGAGGCAAAACCGGAAAATATTTCCCCCGTTCTGGTCTCGCAATTTTTAGCACTGCTAAACAATCCACCCCATAAATATATTGCTGCTTAA
- a CDS encoding YbeF family transcriptional regulator, with the protein MEYNEKPESRINPRLESDTPQIFRTLRNIDLNLLTIFEAVYVHKGIVNAAKILNLTPSAISQSIQKLRTIFPDPLFIRKGQGVTPTAYATHLHEYISQGLESILGALDLTGSYDKQRTITIGTSPTVGAVVMPAIYQTIKDKFPQLLLRNIPVTDVGLQLSQFQTDLIIDSNLHSARALSHHVLYSDKVVLVAREGHPVLKMTPTQESLSHYEYTLLMMEGASHTELRKRVHEMFPERHISFSSYNLVTIAALIGSSDLVGLMPARFFTLFSRCWPLKVVDFPPLREESVEFSLHYNKLSMRDPVLQSVITAIRQVF; encoded by the coding sequence GTGGAATATAACGAAAAGCCGGAAAGCCGAATAAATCCTCGCCTTGAGAGTGATACCCCGCAAATCTTCCGAACACTGCGAAATATCGACCTCAATTTGCTGACGATCTTCGAGGCTGTATATGTGCATAAAGGCATCGTTAATGCTGCGAAAATTCTGAATCTCACTCCTTCCGCTATTAGCCAATCAATTCAGAAGTTGCGCACTATATTTCCTGACCCGCTTTTCATCCGCAAAGGCCAGGGCGTCACGCCCACCGCCTACGCCACTCATTTGCACGAATACATTAGCCAGGGCCTGGAGTCGATTCTTGGCGCGTTAGATTTGACCGGCAGCTATGACAAGCAGCGTACGATCACGATCGGCACCTCGCCGACGGTCGGCGCGGTGGTGATGCCCGCTATTTATCAAACCATCAAAGATAAATTCCCACAGCTGCTGCTGCGCAATATTCCGGTTACCGACGTCGGCCTTCAACTGAGCCAGTTCCAGACCGACTTGATCATCGATAGCAACCTGCACAGCGCGCGGGCGTTAAGCCATCACGTGCTTTATAGCGACAAAGTGGTACTGGTTGCGCGTGAAGGTCATCCGGTCCTGAAGATGACACCTACACAAGAGTCGTTGAGCCACTACGAATACACGTTGCTCATGATGGAAGGGGCCTCGCACACTGAGCTGCGTAAGCGCGTGCATGAGATGTTCCCAGAGCGACACATCAGCTTTAGTAGTTACAACCTTGTGACGATTGCCGCGCTGATTGGCAGCAGCGATTTGGTCGGCTTAATGCCTGCGCGATTCTTCACGCTGTTCTCTCGATGCTGGCCGCTTAAGGTCGTCGATTTCCCGCCGCTGCGTGAGGAATCGGTCGAATTTTCACTGCATTACAACAAACTCAGCATGCGTGATCCGGTGCTACAAAGTGTTATCACTGCGATTCGCCAGGTATTCTGA
- the lipA gene encoding lipoyl synthase, with amino-acid sequence MSKPIVMERGVKYRDADKMALIPVKNVATEREALLRKPEWMKIKLPADSTRIQGIKAAMRKNGLHSVCEEASCPNLAECFNHGTATFMILGAICTRRCPFCDVAHGRPVAPDANEPQKLAQTIADMGLRYVVITSVDRDDLRDGGAQHFADCIDAIREKNPTIKIETLVPDFRGRMDRALEILTATPPDVFNHNLENVPRVYRQVRPGADYNWSLKLLERFKEAHPEIPTKSGLMVGLGETNAEIIEVMRDLRRHGVTMLTLGQYLQPSRHHLPVQRYVSPDEFEEMKAEALAMGFTHAACGPFVRSSYHADLQAKGLEVK; translated from the coding sequence ATGAGTAAACCCATTGTGATGGAACGCGGTGTTAAGTACCGCGATGCCGATAAAATGGCCCTTATCCCGGTTAAGAATGTGGCTACCGAGCGCGAAGCGCTGCTGAGAAAACCGGAATGGATGAAAATCAAACTTCCGGCCGACTCCACCCGTATTCAGGGTATCAAGGCGGCAATGCGCAAAAATGGCCTGCACTCGGTGTGCGAAGAAGCCTCTTGCCCTAACCTCGCGGAATGTTTTAACCACGGCACGGCCACCTTTATGATCCTCGGTGCGATTTGCACCCGCCGCTGCCCGTTCTGCGATGTTGCCCACGGTCGCCCTGTTGCGCCGGACGCCAACGAACCGCAGAAACTCGCACAGACCATTGCCGATATGGGCCTGCGCTACGTGGTCATCACTTCCGTTGACCGTGACGACTTGCGCGACGGTGGTGCACAGCACTTTGCGGACTGCATTGATGCTATCCGTGAGAAAAACCCAACCATCAAAATTGAAACCCTGGTTCCGGATTTCCGTGGACGTATGGATCGTGCGCTGGAAATTCTCACCGCCACGCCGCCGGATGTGTTCAACCACAACCTGGAAAACGTGCCACGCGTATACCGCCAGGTCCGTCCGGGCGCTGACTATAACTGGTCCCTGAAGCTGCTGGAGCGTTTTAAAGAAGCGCATCCGGAGATCCCAACCAAATCAGGTCTGATGGTCGGTCTGGGTGAAACTAACGCCGAAATCATCGAAGTGATGCGTGACCTGCGTCGCCACGGCGTGACCATGCTGACTCTCGGTCAGTATCTGCAGCCAAGCCGTCACCACCTGCCGGTTCAGCGCTACGTCAGCCCGGATGAGTTCGAAGAAATGAAAGCAGAAGCACTGGCAATGGGCTTCACCCATGCCGCTTGCGGTCCTTTCGTGCGTTCTTCCTACCACGCCGATCTGCAAGCCAAAGGTCTCGAAGTTAAATAA
- a CDS encoding uracil-xanthine permease family protein: MSAQEPGDLIYGLEDKPAPLPAFLTALQHVLASLVGIITPPLIVGSVLGLNAYLPWLISMSLIVSGIGTFLQARRFFGIGAGMICLQGTSFAFLSVILAAGFSVKSKGGGPEQIMAMIFGLSLVAAFIPVVVSRFLGQLRKVITPLVSGTVVCLIGISLIKVSITDWGGGHNVKDFGAPGNLLLGLLTLGTIVLFSRAQSRWLRLGAVILGIAIGCIAARFSGKLSWQPYNQAWIALPQPFRFGFDFDYSLFLPLALISLISILEAVGDLTANCLLSRQPIEGERYVARLKGGILADGVSCILAAMFSALPSTTFAQNNGVIQMTGVASRHVGIWIGALLAFLGLFPVFGAVVQQIPAPVLGGATLVMFGSVLAAGIRIMTQSPLTRRDMLIIAVSFGIGLGVEAEPEFLSHLPPVCKSLFGSAITSGGLMAMLLNLVLPAERSDAPAASQPAVEK; this comes from the coding sequence ATGTCTGCACAAGAACCTGGCGATCTGATTTACGGTCTGGAAGATAAACCCGCCCCGCTTCCGGCATTTTTAACCGCACTCCAGCACGTGCTGGCGAGCCTGGTCGGGATAATCACCCCGCCCCTTATCGTCGGCTCGGTACTGGGCCTCAATGCTTATTTGCCGTGGCTTATCAGTATGTCGCTGATTGTTTCCGGCATCGGTACGTTCCTGCAAGCGAGGCGCTTCTTCGGGATTGGGGCAGGCATGATCTGCCTACAGGGCACCAGCTTTGCATTTCTGAGCGTTATTCTCGCCGCCGGGTTTAGCGTCAAAAGCAAAGGCGGTGGTCCAGAGCAAATCATGGCGATGATTTTCGGCCTGAGTCTGGTTGCCGCATTTATTCCAGTAGTGGTCAGCCGTTTTCTCGGCCAGCTTCGCAAAGTGATCACCCCGCTGGTCAGCGGCACCGTGGTTTGTCTGATTGGGATAAGCCTGATTAAGGTCAGTATTACCGACTGGGGCGGCGGCCATAACGTGAAAGATTTCGGCGCACCGGGCAATTTGCTGCTCGGCCTGCTGACGCTCGGCACTATCGTGCTGTTTAGCCGCGCACAGAGCCGCTGGCTACGTCTGGGCGCAGTCATCCTGGGCATTGCCATCGGCTGCATCGCGGCGCGGTTCAGCGGCAAGCTGAGCTGGCAGCCCTACAACCAGGCATGGATTGCACTGCCGCAGCCCTTCCGTTTTGGCTTCGATTTCGATTACAGCCTCTTTTTACCGCTGGCGCTGATCTCCCTTATCAGCATTCTGGAAGCCGTCGGAGACCTCACCGCCAACTGCCTGCTGTCCCGCCAGCCGATTGAAGGCGAGCGCTACGTGGCACGCCTGAAGGGCGGTATTCTCGCCGACGGCGTGAGCTGCATTCTGGCGGCGATGTTCTCTGCCCTACCGAGCACTACCTTTGCGCAGAACAACGGCGTCATTCAGATGACCGGCGTCGCCAGCCGCCACGTCGGCATCTGGATTGGTGCCCTGCTGGCGTTCCTCGGACTGTTCCCGGTGTTTGGTGCCGTGGTCCAGCAAATTCCTGCCCCGGTACTGGGTGGCGCGACGCTGGTGATGTTTGGCAGCGTACTGGCCGCCGGGATTCGCATCATGACCCAGTCCCCGCTGACCCGCCGCGACATGCTGATTATTGCCGTATCGTTTGGCATTGGCCTGGGCGTCGAAGCCGAGCCGGAATTTCTGAGTCATCTGCCGCCGGTGTGCAAAAGCCTGTTTGGTTCCGCAATCACCAGCGGAGGCTTGATGGCGATGCTGCTCAATCTGGTTCTGCCCGCAGAACGCAGTGACGCCCCCGCTGCCAGCCAGCCCGCCGTCGAAAAATAA
- a CDS encoding 8-oxoguanine deaminase — protein MCASRIWIKNPQAIFTPDDVDARGGVIVENGKISAVLAAGETPAQPCDSVFDAREHVVLPGLINTHHHFYQTLTRAWAPVVNEPLFPWLKTLYPVWARLTPDALKLASQVAMAELLLSGCTTTSDHHYLFPEGMENAIDVQVEVVNELGMRAMLTRGSMSLGENDGGLPPQHTVQSGEAILEDSLRLIRRYHQRGEGARIQIALAPCSPFSVTEEIMQESARLAAGEDVRLHTHLAETLDEEDFCLARFGLRTVDYLEKVGWLSGRTWLAHGIHFNADEIQRLGAAGVGICHCPVSNMRLASGICPTLDLEDAGAIIGLGVDGSASNDASSLMFETRQALYLQRLRYGAKRITPQKVLGWATHGSARLLGRADLGEIRVGKQADLALFRLDDLRFSGSHDPLSAMILCGADRADRVMVGGEWRVLDGEICGLDCERLKAQHREAAKQLVATF, from the coding sequence ATGTGCGCTAGCCGTATCTGGATCAAAAACCCGCAAGCCATTTTCACCCCGGACGACGTGGACGCCCGGGGTGGCGTTATCGTCGAAAACGGCAAAATCAGCGCCGTACTCGCGGCCGGAGAAACACCGGCCCAGCCCTGCGACAGCGTTTTCGATGCGCGCGAGCACGTAGTGCTGCCGGGGCTTATCAATACTCATCACCACTTTTATCAGACCCTGACCCGCGCCTGGGCACCCGTCGTCAACGAACCGCTGTTCCCGTGGCTGAAAACGCTCTATCCAGTGTGGGCGCGGCTGACGCCGGATGCGCTCAAGCTGGCGAGCCAGGTGGCAATGGCGGAACTGTTGCTTTCTGGCTGCACCACCACCAGCGATCACCACTACCTGTTCCCTGAAGGCATGGAAAACGCCATTGATGTACAGGTGGAAGTGGTGAACGAACTGGGGATGCGTGCGATGCTGACCCGCGGCTCAATGAGCCTCGGTGAAAATGACGGCGGTTTGCCGCCGCAACATACGGTGCAATCGGGTGAGGCGATTCTCGAAGACAGCCTGCGCCTGATTCGTCGCTATCATCAGCGTGGCGAAGGGGCGCGCATTCAGATTGCCCTCGCCCCCTGCTCACCGTTTTCAGTCACCGAAGAAATCATGCAGGAAAGTGCGCGTCTGGCTGCGGGGGAAGATGTCCGGCTGCACACGCATCTGGCGGAAACCCTCGACGAAGAAGATTTTTGTCTGGCGCGTTTTGGCCTGCGCACCGTCGACTATCTGGAGAAAGTCGGCTGGCTGAGCGGCAGAACCTGGCTGGCGCACGGCATTCATTTCAATGCTGATGAAATTCAGCGCCTCGGTGCGGCGGGCGTCGGGATTTGCCACTGCCCGGTGTCGAATATGCGTCTAGCATCCGGCATTTGCCCGACGCTCGACCTGGAAGACGCCGGGGCGATTATCGGCCTCGGCGTTGACGGTTCGGCCTCTAACGACGCATCCAGCCTTATGTTTGAAACCCGTCAGGCGCTGTATTTGCAACGTTTACGCTACGGCGCAAAACGCATCACCCCGCAAAAAGTCCTCGGCTGGGCGACACACGGATCCGCTCGTCTGTTAGGACGTGCCGATCTCGGGGAAATTCGCGTGGGCAAACAGGCCGATCTGGCGCTGTTCCGTCTGGACGATCTACGCTTTAGCGGCAGCCACGATCCGCTTTCCGCAATGATCCTGTGTGGCGCAGATCGTGCCGATCGGGTCATGGTGGGCGGGGAATGGCGAGTTCTCGACGGTGAGATTTGTGGTCTGGATTGCGAACGCTTAAAAGCACAGCACCGCGAGGCGGCGAAACAGTTGGTTGCAACTTTCTGA
- the tatE gene encoding twin-arginine translocase subunit TatE, with protein sequence MGEISITKLLVVAALIVLVFGTKKLRTLGGDLGSAIKGFKKAMNEDDTSAKKSAEDDVPAEKLSHKE encoded by the coding sequence ATGGGTGAGATTAGTATTACCAAACTGCTGGTGGTTGCCGCACTGATTGTCCTGGTGTTTGGTACCAAGAAATTGCGTACGCTGGGCGGAGACCTGGGGTCAGCAATTAAAGGCTTTAAGAAAGCCATGAACGAAGACGACACCAGCGCCAAGAAAAGCGCTGAAGATGACGTCCCGGCAGAAAAACTCTCTCATAAAGAGTAA
- a CDS encoding deaminated glutathione amidase codes for MRVAAGQFAVTPYWSTNAQTCVSLMQQAAGAQTALLVLPEALLARDDNDPDMSVKSAQAFDGGFLRRLLDESRHNSMTTVLTIHVPTTEGRAANTLVALRSGEIIAEYRKLHLYDAFNIQESKRVDAGNTLPPLIEVDGMKIGLMTCYDLRFPEIALAHALQGAEVLVLPTAWVRGPLKEHHWATLLAARALDTTCYIVAAGECGNKNIGQSRVVDPLGVTLAGAGYAQQLIFADISLEVLQQVRAQLPVLKNRRFAPPQIM; via the coding sequence ATGCGCGTTGCTGCAGGACAATTTGCTGTTACCCCGTACTGGTCTACTAACGCCCAGACCTGCGTATCATTGATGCAACAGGCAGCCGGGGCGCAAACGGCGCTGTTGGTGCTGCCTGAGGCGTTGTTAGCCCGGGACGATAATGATCCCGATATGTCGGTAAAATCAGCTCAGGCGTTTGATGGCGGATTTTTACGACGATTACTGGATGAAAGCCGTCATAACAGCATGACCACGGTGCTGACCATTCACGTTCCCACCACGGAGGGGCGGGCGGCCAACACGCTGGTGGCGCTTCGCAGCGGTGAGATTATTGCCGAGTATCGGAAGCTGCATCTGTATGACGCGTTCAATATTCAGGAATCAAAGCGCGTCGATGCCGGAAACACGTTGCCGCCGCTGATTGAGGTCGACGGCATGAAGATTGGCCTGATGACCTGCTACGATCTGCGATTCCCGGAAATCGCGTTGGCGCATGCCTTGCAGGGGGCTGAGGTATTGGTCTTGCCGACGGCGTGGGTGCGAGGGCCGCTGAAGGAGCATCACTGGGCGACGCTGCTGGCGGCGAGGGCGCTGGATACTACCTGCTACATCGTGGCGGCGGGCGAGTGCGGTAACAAGAACATTGGTCAGAGTCGGGTGGTCGATCCGCTCGGGGTCACGCTGGCCGGGGCGGGCTATGCCCAACAGCTCATTTTTGCCGACATCAGTCTCGAGGTTTTGCAACAGGTGCGTGCTCAATTACCGGTACTTAAAAACCGTCGCTTTGCGCCACCGCAAATTATGTGA
- the crcB gene encoding fluoride efflux transporter CrcB, whose amino-acid sequence MLQILLAVFIGGGTGSVLRWLLGMRLNPMHHAIPVGTLTANLLGAFIIGAGLAWFNRMTHIDPMWKLLITTGFCGGLTTFSTFSAEVVFLLQDGRFGWALLNVAVNLLGSFAMTAAAMWIFSAAR is encoded by the coding sequence GTGTTACAAATACTTTTAGCCGTTTTTATAGGCGGTGGAACCGGGAGCGTGCTGCGCTGGCTGCTCGGGATGCGCTTAAACCCAATGCATCATGCGATTCCGGTTGGCACTTTGACCGCGAACCTGCTGGGAGCGTTTATCATCGGTGCAGGGCTGGCGTGGTTCAATCGGATGACACATATCGATCCCATGTGGAAGCTGCTTATCACGACGGGCTTTTGCGGCGGTTTGACCACCTTCTCAACCTTTTCAGCGGAAGTGGTGTTTTTATTGCAGGATGGGCGTTTTGGCTGGGCGCTGCTGAACGTGGCTGTTAACTTGCTCGGATCGTTTGCGATGACGGCGGCCGCAATGTGGATTTTTTCGGCGGCTCGCTAA
- the cspE gene encoding transcription antiterminator/RNA stability regulator CspE: protein MSKIKGNVKWFNESKGFGFITPEDGSKDVFVHFSAIQSNGFKTLAEGQRVEFEITNGAKGPSAANVMPI from the coding sequence ATGTCTAAGATTAAAGGTAACGTTAAGTGGTTTAATGAGTCCAAAGGCTTTGGTTTCATTACTCCGGAAGATGGCAGCAAAGATGTATTCGTACACTTCTCTGCAATCCAGTCCAACGGTTTCAAAACTCTGGCCGAAGGCCAGCGTGTAGAGTTCGAAATCACTAACGGTGCCAAAGGCCCATCTGCTGCAAACGTAATGCCTATCTAA
- the pagP gene encoding lipid IV(A) palmitoyltransferase PagP, which translates to MLCASFAKANMTSTVSDAFSTLGDNIAQTWESPEHYDLYVPAITWHARFAYDKEKTDKYNERPWGAGFGQSRWDDKGNWHGLYLMAFKDSFNKWEPIGGYGWEKTWRPLSDGNVHLGLGYTVGATARDNWNYIPIPVVLPLASVGYGPVTFQMTYIPGTYNNGNVYFAWMRFQF; encoded by the coding sequence GTGTTATGTGCCTCTTTTGCAAAGGCAAATATGACTTCAACGGTCAGTGATGCTTTTTCGACACTCGGGGATAATATTGCGCAAACCTGGGAGTCGCCTGAGCATTATGATCTGTACGTTCCCGCTATTACCTGGCATGCGCGTTTCGCCTATGACAAAGAGAAGACGGACAAATACAACGAACGTCCGTGGGGCGCGGGTTTTGGTCAGTCCCGGTGGGATGATAAAGGTAACTGGCACGGTTTGTATCTGATGGCCTTTAAGGACTCGTTCAACAAATGGGAACCGATTGGCGGTTATGGCTGGGAGAAAACCTGGCGTCCGCTATCAGATGGTAACGTCCATTTGGGACTTGGCTACACCGTTGGGGCCACCGCGCGTGATAACTGGAACTACATTCCGATACCTGTGGTGCTGCCGCTGGCTTCTGTCGGTTATGGCCCGGTTACGTTCCAGATGACTTACATTCCAGGGACTTATAACAACGGCAACGTCTATTTTGCGTGGATGCGTTTCCAGTTTTAG